The following is a genomic window from Prevotella sp. E13-17.
AGCAAGACACCGACTTTATCTTCTGCACCGTGGGAGAAGAAGAAGGTTTTGTAGGAGCTGCCAGCGTACTGCTTCTGTTTCTGGCGTTGATCTTACGTTTGATACAACTGGCCGAACGTCAATCAACAGCCTATGGGCGTGTCTATGGCTATTGTGTGGTGTCAATCTTCCTATTCCACGTCTTTATCAACGTAGGCATGGTGTTAGGACTAACCCCCGTTATTGGCATTCCCCTTCCATTCTTCTCGTATGGAGGTTCTTCGCTATGGGGTTTCACCTTCTTGCTGTTCATCTTCCTACGCATTGATGCCGGCAGAAACATGGCGCATCGCTAATCCTACTTCAGTTTCTTCAGTGTGACACCGACATCTGCGACACCTGGCAGATCATTATCCAGCATGAAATGATTTACACGGACATATAAAGTATCACTGTCGCTCAGCGTCACCTGTCCCAGTGGCAGACAATGATAATAACGGCTGATGCCCGTCCCTATCAGCTTACCAGTACGGTTAGCCATGTCCACCTGCAGTGTGTCTGTGCGCTTCATTCCCGACACCGACTGTTGGTTAGCGATCATGCTCAACTGCATATACGGATACTCCACGCTGTTGCGCAGTCCCAGTTCCTCCTGATAAGTACCGGCAGGTATGCCAAATATCTCAAAAACCAACGTATCATTCTGTTCCCAGCCATCCAGTTCCACATGTTCGTAATGGCTGAAAACAGTCTTACGATTGCACCCGACAATTGTCAGGGCAATCGTAAGAAAAATAAGGATGAGCCCTCTATTGCTGTTGCTCATTATTGTTATTGCGTCTGTCAGACGGCTTTTTCTTTTTCTTCTTTTTCTTCTTAGACTTATCGAAGCGCGTAATACTGTCGCCTGCCAACAAGTCAACAGGTCCACTCTCCTTTTTCTGATTACCCTCCTCCTGCAGGTTTTCGGGTTTCTCACCGCGGCGGTTCATCTCGATCACCTCTTTGGCTCGTTCGGCAGTAATCGTCTCCAAGTTGGCAGCAATACGCTTATCTGTAGAGTATGTGACAAGACCAGCCAGTATGTCTGCCTTGAAATAATAGTAGTCCGAGTCAAGCGTCTGCAATACGGCATCGCGACTTGGCAACTGGCGTCCAGCCTCCATGTATTCATCCACCTCATAGTTCAGACAGCATTTCAGCTTGGCACACATGCCAGCCAGCTTCTGCGGGTTCAGCGAGATGTCCTGATGACGGGCAGCACCTGTCGCCACACTAATGAAGTTCTTCATCCACGTGGCACAGCACAGCTCACGACCGCAAGGTCCCGTACCACCGATACGACCAGCCTCCTGGCGGGCACCAATCTGTTTCATCTCAATACGCACGTGGAAAGCAGCAGCCAGGTCCTTAATCAACTGACGGAAGTCCACACGCTCGTCGGCGATATAATAGAAGATAGCCTTATTGCCATCGCCCTGATACTCCACATCACCAATTTTCATATCCAGCCCCAGTCCCTTCGCTATTTTTCGACTCTCAATCATGGTCTGATGCTCAAGAGCCTTAGCCTCATGATACTTGTCCATGTCCACCTGGCGGGCCAGTCGATAGATGCGTTTGATGTCGTCTGCCGATTTCAGATTAGCCTTCTTGATCTGCAGTGCCACCAAGCGTCCTGTCAGCGTTACCACACCGATATCATGTCCCGGACTGGCCTCAACAGCCACGATATCGCCTTTTTTCAGAGGCAGTCGGTTGATGTTGTGATAGTAGCCCTTGCGTGTATGCTTGAACTGAACCTCGACCAAGTCGGTCGAGTCAGCATTGCCCGGCACGTCGGCCAGCCAGTCATAGGTGTTCAACTGGCGGTCCTGTCGGCCGATTGCCTGATGACAGAGTCCACGGTCACAGCCTGTACGTATTTCTAATTCTTTTTCCATTTCACATTCATTGTTTAGGCGGTATCAGCAGTACGATGATTTTCAGTACGAAATCGAAGAACACGATTTTGGCATTAGCGTTCTGTCCGATGTCGCGAATGGCCACGTTGGCCAAATCGTAAAGCTGTAATATATTGTTTTCGTTGATAAAACGTGCAAAGTTGCGTGCGAACTCTTCCTCCTGCTGCGACATGTAGCACAGATCCTGCTGATGGAAATTATACATGAAGTTCTCGCGCAGCATACGCATAAAGAACTGCAAGAAGCGCTTTTGCTTCTCTCGTCCGAAGCCACTCAGCGTCTCACTCCATTTACGCAAGTCCTTCACTTTGCGCATATAAGCCAGTCGCATCAGCACCTTGAAGAGGTCCAGAAACTGTTCGTTCTCTGTACCTTCCTTCAGTTCTTGAAGTGCCTTTAGCCACGAGCCTCCACACAGTCGGCTGATGCGTATGGCCTTGTCGGCATCCACGCCGTGGCGTTCCACCAGTGCCTGTTGCACCTCCTCGTTGGCAAGCCGCTTCACGTCGATGCGCTGCACACGGCTTCTGATTGTTTCCAACAGTTTGTCGGGCTCCTCGCACACCATCAGGAATACTGTCTGCAGCGGTGGTTCCTCAATGAGTTTCAGCAACTTGTTGGCACATTCAATGTTCATGCGTTCTGGCAACCAGATGACAGCCACCTTGTAACCACCCTGACTCGACTTCAAACTGAGCTTGCGCACCAGTTCATCACTTTCGCCCGCCGTGATGATAGCCTGTTGATTCTCACCCCCCATGGCTGTCATCCACTGATCCATCGAGAAGTACGGTCCTTGCATCATCAGGTCGTGCCACTCGTGAGCGAAGTCATCGCTCACCGGCTTGTGGTCGCTGCTCATCGATGGTAGCTTGATCGTTGGGAAGGTGAAGTGCAGATCGGGATGCTCCAGTTTTGCCAACATCGGGTGCTCCTTCACGTTGTCGTCATCGTTGCCTTCCAACAAATAGCAACCAAAGGCCACCGCCAATGCCAACTTGCCCACACCCTGCGGACCGCAAAGCATGATGGCATGCGGCAGACGGTCTTCTGCCACCATCTGCTTCAAGCGCGTCTTGCACTCCTGTTGTCCTATGACCTCACCAAACCTCATTATGCCAACTGCTTTACTATCTCCACAACCGATTCAACAGCACTGATGGTATAGAAATGTATATCGTTCACACCATGTGCATACAGTTCGCGACACTGCTGGGTAGTCCATTCAATACCCAACTGACGGGCGTCCTCGTCGGTCTTACATTTCACGATTTCACGGGCCAGCGCCTCGGGGATATCACAATGGAAAGTACGCGGCACTACGGTCAACTGCGTGAGCTTTGCCAGAG
Proteins encoded in this region:
- a CDS encoding regulatory iron-sulfur-containing complex subunit RicT; the encoded protein is MEKELEIRTGCDRGLCHQAIGRQDRQLNTYDWLADVPGNADSTDLVEVQFKHTRKGYYHNINRLPLKKGDIVAVEASPGHDIGVVTLTGRLVALQIKKANLKSADDIKRIYRLARQVDMDKYHEAKALEHQTMIESRKIAKGLGLDMKIGDVEYQGDGNKAIFYYIADERVDFRQLIKDLAAAFHVRIEMKQIGARQEAGRIGGTGPCGRELCCATWMKNFISVATGAARHQDISLNPQKLAGMCAKLKCCLNYEVDEYMEAGRQLPSRDAVLQTLDSDYYYFKADILAGLVTYSTDKRIAANLETITAERAKEVIEMNRRGEKPENLQEEGNQKKESGPVDLLAGDSITRFDKSKKKKKKKKKPSDRRNNNNEQQQ
- a CDS encoding DNA polymerase III subunit delta', with product MRFGEVIGQQECKTRLKQMVAEDRLPHAIMLCGPQGVGKLALAVAFGCYLLEGNDDDNVKEHPMLAKLEHPDLHFTFPTIKLPSMSSDHKPVSDDFAHEWHDLMMQGPYFSMDQWMTAMGGENQQAIITAGESDELVRKLSLKSSQGGYKVAVIWLPERMNIECANKLLKLIEEPPLQTVFLMVCEEPDKLLETIRSRVQRIDVKRLANEEVQQALVERHGVDADKAIRISRLCGGSWLKALQELKEGTENEQFLDLFKVLMRLAYMRKVKDLRKWSETLSGFGREKQKRFLQFFMRMLRENFMYNFHQQDLCYMSQQEEEFARNFARFINENNILQLYDLANVAIRDIGQNANAKIVFFDFVLKIIVLLIPPKQ
- a CDS encoding gliding motility lipoprotein GldH, translated to MSNSNRGLILIFLTIALTIVGCNRKTVFSHYEHVELDGWEQNDTLVFEIFGIPAGTYQEELGLRNSVEYPYMQLSMIANQQSVSGMKRTDTLQVDMANRTGKLIGTGISRYYHCLPLGQVTLSDSDTLYVRVNHFMLDNDLPGVADVGVTLKKLK